The genome window ACAAATTGGTGTTCTATCCAACAACTTGTGATTTTTGTAGGCCTATTTGTGGGGACATCGACATTTATATTCAGGATGGATATAGGTGTTTGGCTCTGAGTGATGTGCCACTCAAGGTTATGTTTAAGAGGGCTTGAAGTTGGTTGATTTCCTtcaatgtaataaaataaagtagtagATATATAGCTGAATTCTATGCATGAATTCTAGCCATGTAATAACCAAGGGATATTTGCCTTGATAATTCAATGATATATAGTTATTATATATTCACACACAAATCTTAATTTTAGGACAAATTCTAGCCAAACTCATCTTTACTTCTCTTTCAGTCTAAAAGTCCACATCATCATTTTAGGacaaatcttaatttatttttccttttttaacaaaacctctcaaaatttttaaccatttaaaaaaaaattacaacaaaatctcaaattttttttttttaacaaacttAATAGGCATGTTCTATGCATGGAACATGACttgttcaaagaaaaaaaattatctatgaATAGAACAtaagttaaatttataaatttattattttatgtgacaagttaatagaaaatataattcattttattcTGATTTTCAATTTGTATTTAACCTTTGACAATTTATGGTTATTTAGGTATAAAGGTTTTTATGGACTTTATAAAGCAAAGCCTAGATTTAGCTAATATGATTTTCTAAAATACAAATATTGTAAGAAAACTTCgaattacatttttaaaatgcccaagataaaaaaaaaaaaaaaaaaaaaagagttgctTCACCATTCAATTCTTCACCCCTAGTAGTGAATAGAAccacattaaaataaaaaacaattttgtttcacAGCACAAAAACCTTTTACCTATTTTCTAAGAGAACTTTTCTTCCCGAGTTCTATCTGTCTTTCCTTTCAGAAAATCACTCTGTTccacatttgttttatttattagggTGGTTCTAGGAAGTTTTTGGTAGTTCCAACTTCCAAAAACTGCTCTTCCGATCTCTTATTTGGTTGGATAGGATTGGGTTAGCCTAACTTGGGCACCCACCCAACTccaacaaatataattataatataaattttttactatgaatttttttttttttttttcaagtaatgTAATCATATAAATTTAGTATGTCGATATTTGtcatatattacaaaaaatattcaagtgcaagtaataataaaaaatataattaaagatcattggagttttattttttattttttatttaaaaacgcTAAGTTTAGTTGATGGAAATTAGTCattcttcaaaacttcaaaagaaataaaaataaatggtattttgaaatttgacttgaaaattatttgggagTTGGCTCCATTTCTATGAAAATATTGCTATTGATATATAGCCCCGGACCTGGTCAAATTGTCACCCATTCAAACAAAAACTGTCAAGACTTCCTTGTATATGCAGCTCTAGGGCTACCAAAACTACAACCACTTTCAGCGTTGGCATCAATTATtccatgatatatatatatatagtcggTATCACTGATTTTCTACTTTAGCCATTGCTTGACAAATGATCCAATAGCTTGAACATTTAAGATAAGGTTTGGAATGGATGTGtctcttttctttcattagCATTCTTAATTAGGAGAGTTATCCTGTTTCATCAAAAGTCCTTTAGCAAAATTCTAAGGTACTGAATTGGGATCATATCCAACTTGCAATCTCAACTCTTGAAGTACGTACGTAGCAAAATATGCATTGATCAAGgcacaaagaaaatcaagaaaaaatataCAACATAACCCAAAAGGTACTTTTCCTCTCATAAAaaacctttttgttttatttcatttaaacaGTCTAATGGCTGTATTATCAATTATCAAAACAAAGCATGGACAGACTTTGTAGTGAAAAAGGATATATGACGTGTGAGGATAAGATGATTTGACTTTGCAATGAATGCAAATAATTCAACTTCAAACTTCTCTCCTTTCACTGAAGCTAGCTGGAATGATTCAACTAGGGTTTTTGATCATCCATTTATGCATACAAGTTAAGTTAGGTAATAGCGATAAAGATTACAATGAAATACTACGAGTGCTCAAACTCAAAAGGATTACTCAACCCACATGAGAGCTCTATAAATACACGCTCTTTCTCCATTCTCTTCTCATCATCATAAGATATATCTTCTAAAAGATCAACAACAATGAAGACCACATCGTTGCTTTTCTCCTTGCTGCTCATTGCCCTTGCTGTGAAGCCTTTTTCTGTGGCTGCTGAATCTGCTCCTGACCCTGTGCTTGATACTGAGGGAAAGAAGCTCCGGTCCGGAGTTGATTACTACATCCTGCCAGTTTTCCGTGGGAGAGGCGGTGGCCTCACCCTGGCCAGCACTGGGAACGAGACCTGCCCTCTTGATGTTGTCCAAGAACAGCAAGAGGTATCAAACGGTCTCCCATTGACGTTTACGCCGGTGAACCCCAAAAAAGGCGTGATTCGTGTGTCCACCGATCATAACATCAAGTTCTCTGCTTCCACAATCTGTGTACAATCCACTTTGTGGAAGCTTGAGTATGATGAATCGTCCGGACAACGGTTTGTCACAACTGGTGGGGTGGAAGGCAATCCAGGTCGTGAAACTCTGGATAATTGGTTCAAGATTGAGAAATATGAAGATGACTACAAGCTGGTCTTCTGTCCAACAGTGTGTGATTTCTGCAAGCCTGTTTGTGGGGACATCGGCATTTATATCCAGAATGAATACAGGCGTTTGGCTCTGAGTGATGTGCCCTTCAAGGTTAAGTTCAAGAAGGCTTGAAGATGTGTTGAatattaattaaccatatatgCATGTAATAAGTTTAAGGAGTACTTTTCTCCTATATTTCAATAATAGTTGAAGCTTTTCTTAACAGAAAATCCATGTTCAAACTTCCTCTTTGCATGCAGTTTATATCATTACAGATATAAATTCGCCATTTTCAGTATGTAATAAAGGGCCACAAGTGTGTATCAAAGGACTAGTGCCTTTTCCCAGAAGCATATTTGGAGGTCAgacttatataattttttttatctttaattaatttgCACTCACTGCACtactttcaaaaaatattcttcCTACATGCCCTAGTAAAACCTTTGTCCCTCTCACAAGCATCATTTCGAAATTGCCCTCTTCACTCGTATGAACTTATCCACTTTCCtaaatttaccaaaaatataataatttttaaattttcattaaaaatattgccagttttcaaacaattattaataatgtatttcttttgttaaaagGGAATTAttgttataatatatatatgataatttgTCGCATTGTCAAAATTTGTGaataatcatttatattaatgtAAATCTCTTTGTGACTTTCGAGGAGacatttaataatgaaatatgcATTTAACTTCTTTCTTTAACATTCTATTTTATCCTCCTCTTTCCACTTTATTTTCTACAACACATTATCAATACAAACATAACAAAGGAGCACAAGACTATAGCAAAGTCCaaaatctcatttattttcaaagattccACATGATAAGATGGATGAATCCCCCTAACTTGACTAATTGCATAACACATCATGAAGATGTATGTCTTGCTGACTGTGCAACAACACATACAATTATTcgagataaaaaatatttcccgAACTTAGCATTTGCATTAGTCAATGTTAACACAATATCAAGTTCGATAAACCTGATTCAAGGCTCTGAAAAGTCATTATTACTTggtgaaacaaaatttaatattaaatatgggTTATATTCTACCAAATAATCccaaaggaatttttttagtttta of Vitis vinifera cultivar Pinot Noir 40024 chromosome 17, ASM3070453v1 contains these proteins:
- the LOC100255885 gene encoding kunitz trypsin inhibitor 5; its protein translation is MKTTSLLFSLLLIALAVKPFSVAAESAPDPVLDTEGKKLRSGVDYYILPVFRGRGGGLTLASTGNETCPLDVVQEQQEVSNGLPLTFTPVNPKKGVIRVSTDHNIKFSASTICVQSTLWKLEYDESSGQRFVTTGGVEGNPGRETLDNWFKIEKYEDDYKLVFCPTVCDFCKPVCGDIGIYIQNEYRRLALSDVPFKVKFKKA